One genomic window of Fusarium fujikuroi IMI 58289 draft genome, chromosome FFUJ_chr01 includes the following:
- a CDS encoding related to sister chromatid cohesion protein Ctf8, whose protein sequence is MSSAKLYPPSNKAPSSSPLPQLLQTPSGLALLELQGTINLPQDANGDALGGVQVGRLDFPDFVMGTEDSAWMKRVHLYVGQHQRLTGEIKKLPKAMAVVRKRENKVISGSGGETLEQGENLEVVEIVKYKLMFPNRPEPVGTANAT, encoded by the coding sequence ATGTCCTCGGCCAAGCTATATCCTCCAAGCAACAAGGCGCCGTCCTCAAGTCCTCTACCTCAACTCCTGCAGACCCCCTCAGGTCTAGCTCTCCTGGAACTTCAAGGAACCATCAATCTACCCCAAGACGCCAATGGAGATGCACTAGGTGGCGTCCAAGTTGGAAGACTTGACTTCCCAGATTTCGTGATGGGTACCGAAGACTCAGCATGGATGAAGCGGGTTCACCTTTATGTCGGCCAGCATCAACGTCTCACTggggagatcaagaagctcccAAAAGCAATGGCCGTAGtcagaaagagagagaataaGGTGATATCTGGCTCAGGGGGAGAAACACTCGAGCAGGGCGAAAATCTTGAGGTGGTTGAGATTGTCAAGTACAAGCTTATGTTTCCAAACCGGCCAGAGCCTGTCGGAACAGCCAATGCGACCTGA
- a CDS encoding probable candidate tumor suppressor DPH2L1: MEEDRRQTDLGTAADIEEAQLAQTSQAPAVQNEPETATPLKQPKKRFIGRRAAVEAAAKLGESGASGESGAVQTAKPRRAPRLLNQVPKEILENTDLKAAIALLPANYNFEIPKTIHRIQTANAKRVALQMPEGLLLFATTISDILTQFCPGVETLIMGDVTYGACCIDDYTARALGCDLLVHYAHSCLIPVDVTTIKTLYVFVDISIDATHLLASLERNFASGKTIAVVGTIQFNATIHGVKSSLERGGFRVLVPQIAPLSKGEILGCTSPRLKDDDNIDLILYLGDGRFHLESIMIHNPSIPAYRYDPYSRKLTREAYGHEEMQSLRRTAIHSARTARKWGLILGALGRQGNPHTLGLIEKELKARGIPIVHLLLSEIFPGKLALMSDVECWVQVACPRLSIDWGYAFPRPLLTPYEALVALGERQDWGEGVYPMDYYGKDGLGRTRPLQTASG, from the exons ATGGAGGAAGATAGAAGACAAACAGACCTGGGCACAGCAGCAGATATCGAAGAAGCTCAGCTCGCTCAGACGAGTCAAGCCCCTGCCGTCCAAAATGAGCCAGAGACAGCAACGCCACTGAAACAACCAAAGAAGAGATTCATAGGACGAAGAGCAGCAGTTGAAGCCGCAGCAAAGCTCGGAGAGTCAGGAGCATCAGGGGAGAGCGGTGCTGTTCAGA CTGCCAAACCTCGGAGGGCTCCCCGACTTCTAAACCAAGTTCCGAAAGAAATTCTTGAGAACACTGATCTGAAAGCTGCCATTGCGTTATTGCCTGCTAACTACAACTTTGAGATCCCCAAGACGATCCACCGCATTCAAACTGCAAACGCCAAGAGAGTTGCGCTACAGATGCCCGAGGGCCTTTTACTCTTTGCCACTACTATATCAGATATCTTGACGCAGTTCTGCCCTGGTGTCGAGACACTAATTATGGGCGATGTGACTTATGGCGCCTGCTGTATCGATGATTACACAGCAAGGGCCCTTGGTTGTGACCTGCTGGTGCACTATGCCCACAGTTGTCTCATCCCCGTCGACGTGACCACGATCAAAACTCTATACGTCTTTGTAGACATCAGCATTGACGCGACACATCTCCTAGCATCCCTTGAGCGCAACTTTGCCAGTGGCAAAACAATAGCTGTTGTCGGCACTATTCAGTTTAACGCTACTATCCATGGCGTCAAGAGCAGTCTCGAGCGCGGTGGCTTCCGAGTTCTCGTCCCCCAGATTGCACCATTGAGTAAGGGTGAGATTCTGGGCTGCACTTCTCCTCGTCTGAAAGACGACGACAATATCGATCTGATCCTGTACCTGGGTGATGGTCGTTTCCACCTTGAGAGTATCATGATTCACAACCCTTCTATTCCAGCGTACCGATACGACCCTTACTCTCGAAAGCTCACGCGGGAGGCGTACGGCCATGAGGAAATGCAGTCTCTCCGTCGAACAGCCATTCATAGCGCCCGTACAGCACGCAAATGGGGCCTGATTCTCGGCGCCCTTGGCCGCCAGGGCAACCCGCATACGTTGGGCCTCATCGAGAAAGAGCTCAAGGCGCGAGGCATTCCTATTGTGCACTTGCTACTAAGTGAGATCTTTCCGGGCAAATTGGCGCTCATGTCGGATGTCGAGTGCTGGGTACAGGTTGCTTGCCCTCGATTGAGTATTGATTGGGGTTATGCATTCCCACGGCCGTTGCTGACGCCGTATGAGGCACTTGTTGCATTGGGCGAGCGACAAGATTGGGGTGAAGGCGTCTATCCCATGGACTACTACGGAAAGGACGGGCTAGGAAGGACAAGGCCATTGCAGACTGCCTCAGGGTAG
- a CDS encoding probable H+-exporting ATPase 57K chain, vacuolar, which translates to MADPRESSSYSVIPRIRYNTVGGVNGPLVILDNVKFPRYNEIVTLTLPDGTERSGQVLEARGDRAVVQVFEGTSGIDVKKTKVQFTGQSLKIGVSEDMLGRIFDGSGRAIDKGPKVLAEDYLDINGSPINPYSREYPEEMISTGISAIDTMNSIARGQKIPIFSASGLPHNEIAAQICRQAGLVQKQGITNKGVHDGHEENFSIVFGAMGVNLETARFFTRDFEENGSLERVTLFLNLANDPTIERIITPRLALTTAEYYAYQLEKHVLVILTDLSAYCDALREVSAAREEVPGRRGYPGYMYTDLSTIYERAGRVEGRNGSITQIPILTMPNDDITHPIPDLTGYITEGQVFIDRALDNRGIYPPINVLPSLSRLMKSAIGEGMTRKDHGDVSNQLYAKYAIGRDAAAMKAVVGEEALSAEDKLSLEFLEKFERQFISQGQYESRSIYESLDLAWSLLRIYPKELLNRIPAKVLNEFYQRAAKESKAKGKARADTEARSQQQTEENLIDA; encoded by the exons ATGGCGGACCCTCGCGAGTCCTCATCGTACTCGGTCATCCCCAGAATTCGATACAACACTGTTGGCGGCGTCAACGGTcccctcgtcatcctcgataAT GTCAAATTCCCGCGATACAATGAGATCGTGACACTCACTCTTCCCGATGGCACTGAGCGCTCTGGTCAAGTTTTGGAAGCTCGAG GTGATCGAGCTGTCGTCCAG GTCTTTGAGGGTACTTCTGGCATCGATGTGAAGAAG ACCAAGGTTCAGTTTACAGGCCAGAGTTTGAAAATCGGTGTCTCTGAAGACATGCTTGGTCGTATCTTTGATGGTTCCGGTCGAGCTATTGATAAGGGTCCCAAGGTGTTGGCTGAAGATTACCTTGACATCAACGGTTCTCCTATTAACCCTTACTCTCGT GAATATCCCGAGGAGATGATCTCCACAGGTATCTCTGCTATTGACACCATGAACTCGATTGCCCGAGGACAAAAGATTCCCATTTTTTCCGCCTCCGGTCTACCTCACAACGAAATCGCTGCCCAGATTTGCCGACAGGCTGGCCTCGTCCAGAAGCAGGGTATTACTAACAAGGGCGTTCATGATGGCCACGAGGAGAATTTCTCGATCGTCTTCGGTGCTATGGGTGTTAACTTGGAAACTGCCCGTTTCTTCACCCGCGACTTTGAGGAGAACGGCAGTCTGGAGCGTGTTACACTCTTCCTGAACCTTGCCAACGATCCTAC CATCGAACGTATTATTACCCCTCGTCTTGCTCTCACCACCGCCGAATATTACGCCTACCAGCTCGAGAAGCACGTTTTGGTCATCCTTACCGATCTTTCTGCTTACTGTGATGCTCTCCGAGAAGTTTCAGCCgctcgagaagaagttcCCGGTCGTCGCGGATACCCTGGTTACATGTACACTGATTTGTCCACCATCTATGAACGAGCCGGTCGTGTTGAGGGCCGCAATGGTTCCATTACTCAGATTCCCATTCTGACCATGCCTAACGACGATATCACCCACCCCATTCCTGATCTGACAGGTTACATTACCGAGGGTCAGGTGTTCATTGACCGAGCTCTGGACAACCGTGGAATCTACCCGCCCATCAATGTTCTGCCTTCGCTATCCCGTTTGATGAAGTCTGCCATTGGTGAGGGCATGACTCGAAAGGACCACGGTGATGTTTCCAACCAACTGTACGCCAAGTACGCTATTGGTCGTGATGCCGCAGCCATGAAGGCTGTCGTTGGTGAGGAGGCTTTGTCTGCTGAGGACAAGCTGTCCCTTGAGTTCTTGGAGAAGTTCGAGCGACAGTTCATCAGCCAGGGACAGTACGAGTCTCGATCTATTTATGAGTCTCTGGACCTTGCATGGAGCCTTCTGCGTATTTACCCTAAGGAGTTGCTCAACCGTATTCCCGCCAAGGTTCTCAACGAGTTCTACCAGCGAGCTGCGAAGGagtccaaggccaagggtaAGGCTCGAGCAGATACTGAGGCCCGAAGCCAGCAGCAGACGGAAGAGAACCTTATTGACGCATGA
- a CDS encoding related to hydroxymethylglutaryl-CoA lyase — translation MSLLRSSVCRACRRSQQIRWHRGLATASNQSYDNRVRLVEVGPRDGLQNEKKAIPLETKIELIERLARTGVSTIEAGSFVAPKWVPQMSNSSEILQHILDGKVSSPGPISYSFLAPNGKGLKSAADVLSANSGKFATQLEPASGAAAATKPAVEVAVFAAATESFTQKNLNCDIKTSLERFKEVIRDSKAIGLRVRAYISVVLGCPFEGFDVDPHKVAEIATDLLEAGADEISLGDTTGMGTAPRTGALLQCMSAAGIRTEDIAMHFHDTYGQALVNTAVSLEHGIRTFDSSVGGLGGCPYSPGATGNVSTENMVYFMETLGMDTGINLDAMSDIGDWITKELGKENGSTVGKAVLGARTRAMQRKAKEEA, via the exons ATGAGTCTCTTGCGGTCCAGCGTCTGCAGAGCATGTCGCCGCTCGCAGCAAATTCGCTGGCATAGAGGCCTTGCGACGGCCAGCAATCAGTCATATGATAACCGGGTTAGGCTCGTCGAGGTTGGGCCTCGGGACGGCCTGcagaatgagaagaaggcaatCCCGTTGGAGACCAAGATTGAACTTATCGAACGATTGGCCCGAACTGGAGTTTCTACAATTGAAGCTGGATCCTTTGTTGCTCCAAAATGGGTGCCTCAG ATGAGCAACTCCAGCGAAATATTGCAGCACATCCTCGACGGAAAGGTTTCTTCTCCTGGCCCGATCTCATACTCCTTCCTAGCACCCAATGGCAAGGGCCTCAAATCTGCCGCCGATGTCCTCAGTGCGAATAGCGGAAAGTTCGCAACTCAACTAGAGCCAGCATCTGGAGCCGCGGCCGCCACCAAGCCAGCTGTTGAAGTCGCAGTCTTTGCTGCTGCCACCGAGAGCTTCACGCAGAAGAACCTCAATTGCGATATCAAGACATCGCTCGAACGCTTCAAGGAGGTGATTAGGGATTCCAAGGCTATTGGTCTCCGAGTGCGCGCCTACATTTCTGTAGTCCTAGGATGCCCATTCGAAGGGTTCGACGTTGATCCTCACAAAGTGGCCGAGATTGCTACCGACCTTTTGGAGGCTGGAGCGGATGAGATCTCACTCGGAGACACTACAGGAATGGGTACAGCACCTCGAACCGGAGCTCTCCTCCAATGCATGTCTGCAGCTGGTATTCGAACTGAGGACATTGCCATGCACTTCCACGATACATATGGCCAAGCTCTAGTGAACACAGCTGTATCCCTAGAGCACGGCATTCGGACGTTCGATAGCAGTGTTGGTGGTCTGGGGGGCTGTCCTTACAGCCCTGGCGCGACCGGTAACGTTTCAACAGAAAACATGGTTTACTTCATGGAGACTCTGGGTATGGACACTGGCATTAATCTGGATGCTATGTCCGACATTGGAGACTGGATCACAAAAGAGTTGGGTAAGGAAAATGGCAGCACCGTAGGCAAAGCAGTTCTTGGAGCTCGGACTCGAGCTATGCAAAGGAAAGCTAAAGAggaagcttga
- a CDS encoding probable alpha-tubulin B gives MREVISINVGQAGCQIANSCWELYCLEHGIQPDGYLTEERKSQDPDQGFSTFFSETGQGKYVPRAIYCDLEPNVVDEVRTGAYRNLFHPEMMITGKEDASNNYARGHYTVGKELIDGVLDKIRRVADNCVGLQGFLVFHSFGGGTGSGFGALLMERLSVDYGKKSKLEFCVYPAPQTATSVVEPYNSILTTHTTLEHSDCSFMVDNEAIYDICRRNLGLERPNYENLNRLIAQVVSSITASLRFDGSLNVDLNEFQTNLVPYPRIHFPLVAYAPVISAAKAAHEANSVQEMTMSCFEPNNQMVKCDPRHGKYMATCLLYRGDVVPNDAHAAVATLKTKRTIQFVDWCPTGFKLGICYQAPENVPNGDLAKVSRAVCMLSNTTAIAEAWSSLSLKFDLMHSKRAFVHWYVGEGMEEGEFSEAREDLAALERDYEEVATDSMGEEELEAEY, from the exons ATGCGTGAGGTCATTAGCATCAACG TTGGTCAGGCTGGTTGCCAAATCGCCAACTCCTGCTGGGAG CTTTACTGCCTCGAGCACGGTATCCAG CCTGATGGTTACCTCACAGAGGAGCGAAAGTCCCAAGACCCCGATCAGGGTTTCAGCACTTTCTTCTCCGAGACTG GTCAGGGCAAGTATGTCCCCCGCGCCATCTACTGTGATTTGGAGCCCAATGTCGTCGACGAGGTCCGCACCGGTGCCTACCGCAACCTTTTCCACcctgagatgatgatcaCTGGCAAGGAGGATGCCTCAAACAACTACGCCCGTGGTCACTACACCGTCGGAAAGGAGCTCATCGATGGCGTCCTCGACAAGATTCGCCGTGTTGCCGACAACTGTGTTGGCCTCCAGGGCTTCCTCGTGTTCCACTCTTTCGGTGGAGGTACTGGTTCTGGTTTTGGCGCTCTCCTGATGGAGCGTCTGTCGGTCGACTAtggcaagaagagcaagctgGAGTTCTGTGTTTATCCCGCGCCCCAGACTGCCACATCCGTTGTCGAGCCATACAACTCTATCCTTACCACACACACCACCCTTGAGCACTCTGATTGCTCTTTCATGGTTGACAATGAGGCTATTTACGACATCTGCCGCCGAAACCTCGGTCTCGAGCGCCCTAACTACGAGAACCTCAACCGTCTCATTGCTCAGG TCGTCTCTTCTATTACTGCCTCTTTGCGATTCGATGGATCCCTGAACGTCGACTTGAACGAATTCCAGACCAACTTGGTTCCTTACCCCAGAATTCACTTCCCTCTGGTCGCCTACGCCCCGGTCATCTCCGCTGCTAAGGCTGCCCACGAAGCCAACTCCGTCCAAGAGATGACAATGTCTTGCTTCGAGCCTAACAACCAGATGGTCAAGTGTGACCCCCGTCACGGCAAGTACATGGCTACCTGCTTGCTGTACCGTGGTGACGTCGTTCCCAACGACGCCCATGCTGCTGTTGCCACACTGAAGACCAAGCGAACTATCCAGTTCGTCGATTGGTGCCCCACTGGTTTCAAGCTTGGTATCTGCTACCAGGCCCCCGAGAATGTGCCTAACGGTGACCTCGCCAAGGTCAGCCGCGCTGT CTGCATGCTCTCTAATACTACCGCCATCGCTGAGGCATGGTCTTCACTTTCTCTCAAGTTCGATCTCATGCACTCCAAGCGTGCCTTCGTCCACTGGTACGTCGGTGAAGGTATGGAGGAAGGCGAGTTCTCTGAGGCTCGTGAGGATCTTGCTGCCCTGGAGCGCGATTACGAGGAGGTCGCCACCGACTCCATgggtgaggaggagctcgaggctgAGTACTAA
- a CDS encoding related to RNQ1-prion, epigenetic modifier of protein function gives MTGPASPQAEGPTFAPPPLPAGWIAQWDGTSKKYYYVQLSTGVSQWEVPTEPAKTGNTPAPQGEHPYGAPKRSELITHPDGSQTVRHADGTMEPIMPDGTRGVDGPSGERGLGSMAMNALLGGKNSGHGGSSSGGHSSSPLGNLGGLANQFLGGSHGGSGGSNGGNKPSGAGKLVGQLASSFMHSASQEKPPAPQNYHGNSNQSSSHHQGGLAGQLMGGVATMFGGKHGSSGQNSNFGYSSGQQPQQQGGGGGTYSGEAPTYNPTGSAPSAASAPPAAGVHSYGSPSPNQHQQHGSNQQYGSQHQPGQNQTYGSQQQPGSHQPFNSHQQQPGGNQQYGQQHSEPGQQYSAHQQQPGQNGPYGSHQQQPGSNQQYGGNSSFGGSPHGSSNNSFPPPPPGGPPQHGQNAQQGQQYFPPPPGQQPHQPSSGTGYPDIQAHGGHFGGPPDQHAQQSQGYSAPPPNSGNQNFPPPPPGGPPGGYSPSYNAGQGNQQSYGGQPQFNSGAPPVPHGSHPQYGGAY, from the exons ATGACGGGCcctgcttctcctcaggCCGAAGGCCCCACGTTTGCTCCCCCCCCTCTGCCCGCGGGCTGGATTGCTCAATGGGATGGTACAAGCAAGAAGTATTATTATGTACAGCTATCGACCGGCGTTTCGCAGTGGGAGGTTCCTACAGAACCAGCCAAAACGGGAAATACTCCAGCTCCCCAGGGCGAACATCCTTACGGCGCTCCCAAGCGTTCGGAGCTCATCACGCATCCTGATGGATCGCAAACTGTGCGCCATGCAGATGGTACCATGGAACCAATTATGCCGGACGGCACCCGAGGTGTAGACGGTCCCTCTGGTGAACGGGGTCTTGGA AGCATGGCTATGAACGCTTTGCTCGGCGGAAAGAACTCTGGTCATGGTGGTAGCAGCAGCGGTGGCCACAGCTCTAGTCCATTGGGCAATCTTGGAGGTCTTGCCAACCAGTTCCTTGGCGGTAGCCATGGTGGTAGTGGCGGCAGCAATGGGGGAAACAAGCCCTCAGGAGCAGGAAAGCTCGTTGGGCAACTGGCGTCGAGCTTTATGCACTCGGCTAGTCAGGAGAAGCCCCCTGCCCCCCAAAATTACCATGGCAATTCCAACCAGAGCTCAAGCCATCATCAGGGAGGCCTCGCCGGGCAGCTCATGGGTGGTGTCGCAACTATGTTTGGCGGCAAACACGGCAGCAGT GGACAAAACTCCAACTTTGGCTATAGCTCGGGGCAACAGCCGCAACAGcagggtggtggtggtggaacGTACTCCGGCGAGGCACCAACCTACAATCCTACGGGCTCAGCTCCTTCGGCGGCTTCAGCGCCCCCCGCAGCCGGTGTGCATTCCTATGGCTCTCCATCCCCgaaccagcatcaacagcatggCTCGAACCAACAGTACggctctcaacaccaacctggTCAGAATCAGACATACGgatcgcagcagcagccaggtTCTCATCAGCCTTTTAACTCgcatcagcaacagcccGGCGGAAACCAGCAGTATGGTCAGCAACACTCTGAGCCAGGCCAACAGTACAGCGCGCATCAGCAACAGCCGGGTCAGAATGGCCCTTATGGCagtcatcagcagcagcctggTTCGAACCAGCAGTACGGAGGTAACTCTTCTTTCGGTGGGAGCCCTCATGGTTCTTCGAACAACTCgttccctcctcctccgccagGAGGCCCTCCCCAACATGGACAAAATGCACAACAGGGACAGCAATACTTTCCTCCACCCCCTGGACAACAGCCACATCAGCCGTCTTCTGGTACAGGCTATCCTGATATTCAGGCGCACGGCGGCCACTTTGGCGGCCCGCCTGATCAACATGCTCAGCAGTCACAGGGCTATAGTGCACCACCGCCAAACTCAGGCAATCAGAACTTTCCCCCTCCACCACCAGGAGGCCCCCCCGGAGGATATAGCCCTTCTTATAACGCAGGCCAGGGGAACCAGCAGTCTTACGGTGGCCAGCCGCAATTCAACAGTGGCGCTCCTCCTGTGCCTCATGGTTCCCATCCTCAGTATGGAGGAGCTTACTGA
- a CDS encoding related to spore coat protein SP96 precursor, which yields MHFSSVAACLGLAGLAQAHMEMIYPPPFKSKSNPNAGSDVDYSMTAPLDASGANFPCKGYHSLFGTKEGASVADWAAGGSYNMSITGGANHGGGSCQASLSYDKGKSWKVIHSYIGNCPGAGTTTFDFKVPSDAPSGEAIFAWSWFNQIGNREMYMNCAAVTIGGGSGKRADAMSNRPEMFVANVGNGCTTEESSDLEFPDPGPDVSNDSQKTAGPKGTCGKAGSGSGSGSGSGSGDGSNGAAPSTPADGSAGGNNGAAPSAVPTQTQPAAQPSSPAAQPSAPAAGAPSAPGGVFVTVSQPAEATGAPAPSAPAATSTLLTMTKPAPGTGGQPVPTSVGSPEPAPTTPAAPGAGDGGSGSGSEETAGAACSDEGAWNCIGGTKYQRCASGRWSVVQSMAAGTTCSGNKSSAMAFGFGRRLAIRGRQV from the exons ATGCATTTCTCATCTGTCGCTGCGTGCCTCGGTCTGGCTGGTCTAGCCCAGGCACATATGGAGATGATTTACCCTCCCCCCTTCAAGTCAAAATCCAACCCCAATGCTGGTAGCGATGTCGACTACAGCATGACCGCCCCTCTCGATGCCAGCGGCGCCAACTTTCCTTGCAAGGGCTACCACTCCCTCTTTGGTACTAAGGAGGGTGCCTCGGTCGCAGACTGGGCAGCCGGCGGTTCCTACAACATGAGCATCACCGGCGGCGCTAACCACGGCGGTGGCAGTTGCCAGGCTTCCCTTTCCTACGACAAAGGAAAGTCTTGGAAGGTTATCCACTCTTACATCGGTAACTGCCCTGGTGCTGGTACCACCACCTTCGACTTCAAGGTCCCCAGCGACGCTCCATCCGGCGAGGCTATCTTCGCTTGGTCGTGGTTCAATCAGATCGGTAACCGTGAGATGTACATGAATTGCGCTGCCGTCACTATTGGTGGTGGTTCCGGCAAGCGAGCAGACGCCATGAGCAACCGTCCTGAGATGTTCGTTGCTAACGTCGGCAACGGCTGCACTACCGAGGAGTCGTCCGATCTCGAATTCCCCGATCCTGGTCCCGATGTGAGCAACGACTCTCAGAAAACTGCTGGCCCCAAGGGTACTTGTGGTAAGGCAGGATCTGGTAGtggctctggttctggttctggctcCGGTGATGGTAGCAACGGTGCTGCTCCTAGCACTCCCGCTGACGGATCCGCTGGAGGCAACAACGGTGCTGCTCCAAGTGCTGTCCCTACTCAGACTCAACCTGCTGCTCAACCTTCATCCCCTGCCGCTCAGCCATCAGCCCCAGCTGCCGGCGCCCCTTCAGC TCCTGGTGGTGTTTTCGTCACTGTCTCTCAGCCTGCTGAGGCTACTGGTGCCCCTGCTCCTTCAGCTCCCGCCGCAACCAGCACTCTCTTGACCATGACCAAACCTGCCCCTGGAACTGGCGGTCAGCCTGTTCCTACCAGTGTTGGTAGCCCTGAGCCTGCTCCTACTACCCCCGCTGCTCCTGGCGCAGGTGACGGTGGCTCTGGCTCCGGTTCAGAAGAGACTGCTGGAGCTGCATGCAGTGATGAGGGTGCCTGGAATTGCATTGGCGGAACCAAGTACCAGCGTTGCGCTTCCGGTCGCTGGTCTGTCGTTCAATCTATGGCCGCTGGTACAACTTGCTCTGGCAATAAGAGCTCGGCGATGGCCTTTGGTTTCGGTCGTCGACTCGCCATTCGAGGTCGCCAGGTCTAA